GGACCCGCTCGATCCCGCGGCCGCGCAGCTCCTCGTCGCGGGCCGGCGTGACGCGGTCCACGGCGGCGAGGACGCGCATGTCGAACGCCGCGCCGAGCCGGGCGATCCGGGAGCCGATCGGGCCGAGGCCGACCACGCCGAGCACCCGGTCCGCAAGGCCCGGCCCGGCGAGCCGGGGCTTGTTCCACTGCCCGCCGCGGACCTGCCGATCGGCGAGGGCGATGTTGCGGGTCACGGCGAGCATGAGGCCGATGGCCAGATCGGCGACGGCGGGTGCGGAGACGCCGGGGAAGTTGAACACCTGCACTCCCGCCTCGCGGCAGGCGTCCAGGTCGATGTTGTCGGTCCCCGAGCCGGCCCTCGCCACCGCTTTCAGACGGCGTCCGGAGCGGATGACGTCGCCGGTGACGACCACACCGCTGCGTACGACGAGCGCGTCGGCGTCGGCGGCCAGTTCCAGGAGTTCGTCATGGCCGGGGTGCAACCGCACCACGACCTTGTGGTCCTGTTCCAGGTCCGCAAGGGCACTGGGGGAAACGGGATCCAGGACGACGACGCGGGCTCGATAGGTCATGTCAAGAATCCTGCATCGCCGCGACACCTTTTGGCAAGGATTGCCAAAGACTATTGACTCGCACCGATTCGATCATGCTAGCTTCACCCTCGGATCCACAGGGTCACAGCAGGAACAGCAAGTCAATTCGCTGACTAATGATTGTCCGGTCGCGTAGTCGTCCCCGTTTCGGTTGGGGCCGAGACGTCCGGGAAACGCCGCCTGAGGAAGGCAGTAGATGCTCAAGCGCAGCTATCCCTCGTTCCGCTCCGCACTCGCCGCGCACGACGTGGTGCGCCTCGCGGGCGCCCACCACGCGCTCAGCGGTGTCCTGGCCCAGGAGGCCGGATTCCAGGCGGTGTGGTCGTCAAGCCTGGAGGTGTCGGCCTCCCGATGCCTGCCCGACGCCAGCATCCTGAGCATGACCGAGTACCTGGAGGCGGCCGCCAACATCCAGAAGGCCCTCGACATCCCCGTCGTCGCCGATGTCGACACCGGATACGGCGGCAACTACAACGTGGCCCACATGGTCCACGAGTTCGAGGGCGCCGGCATCACGGCCGTGTGCATGGAGGACAAGCTGTTCCCGAAGATGAACAGCTTCGCCACCGGCGACCAGACACTGCTCGACACCGCGGCCTTCGCCAGCAAGATACAGACCGCCAAGGCCGTACAGTCCAGCGAGGACTTCTTCCTCATCGCCCGCACCGAGGCCCTGATCTCCGGCGCGGGTGTCGAGGAGGCGGTGAACCGCTGCAACGCCTACGCCGACGCCGGCGCCGACGCCGTGCTCATCCACTCCAAGGCGCGCACCAAGGACGAGGTGGTCTCCTTCCTGGACCGGTGGGACAACCGTGTCCCGGTGGTCATCGTCCCCACCACCTACCCGGACTGGCACATCGACGAGGTGCGCGCGGCCGGCGTCTCCGTCGTCATCTATGCCAACCACGGCATGCGCGCCGCGCTCTCCGCCATGCGCGACACCTACCGCGCCATCTACGAGGCGGGCAGCACCAGCTCGCTGGAGTCGGAGATCGCCTCGGTGTGGGACATCTTCGACCTCCAGCGGATGGCCGACTGGCAAAAGCTCGACGCGTGAGCGCGGCTCGTTTGGACGGCACGCGGCGGACGGACGGAGGCGAGCGGGGGGCATGACAGTCATCACGGGGGCCGACGAGCTCCTCGACAGCGAGATCTACATCGATCTGCGGCGGCTCCTGGACTGCCGCCTGTACCTGAAGTGCGAGGGCTTCAACTTCGCGGGATCGGTGAAGGTCCGGCCCGCGGCCTGGATGGTGAACACGGCTCAGCGCGAGGGGGTCATCGGCCCCGACTCCATCCTGATCGAGTCCTCCTCCGGCAACCTCGGCGTCGCACTCGCCGTCATCGCGGCGGCCAAGGGGCTCAGGTTCGTCTGCGTCACCGACCCCAAGTGCAACCCGTCCGCGACGGACCTGATGAAGGCCCTCGGCGCAGAGGTCGTCGTGGTCGACGAACCGGACGCCACCGGAAGCTATCTCGCCGCGCGCAAGGCCCATGTGCGCGAGCGCTGCGCGCAGGACCCGCGGTACGTCTGGCTCAACCAGTACGAGAACCCGGCGAACTGGGTCGCGCACTACGAGAACACGGCGGCACTGATCGCCAAGCAGTTCCCGGACCTCGACACGCTGTTCATCGGCACGGGCACCGGCGGAACCCTCATGGGCTGCGCCCGCTACTTCCGCGAGCACCGCCCGGGCGTGCGCATCGTGGCCGTCGACAGCGTCGGCTCAGTGAACTTCTCGGGCGCGCCCGGACCCCGGCACATCCCGGGACTGGGCGCGAGCACGCCCATGCCGCTGATCGACCCGTCCCTCGTGGACGAGGTCGTCCGGGGCGACGAGCGGGACGCCATCCGCATGTGCCGGCGGCTCGCCGCCCGCGGCGTCCTCCTCGGCGGCTCATCCGGGACCGTGGTCAGCGCGGCCACCGAGTGGCTGGCACGGCACGGCTCCGCGGACCGGACCGCGGTGGCCATCGCCCCCGACCTCGGCGAACGGTACATCGACACGATCTACAACGACGCCTGGGTGGCGCGCCACTACCACCGGGGTGCGCAGGACCTCTTGGAGAACCAGTGAACAACCCGTCCGAGACACCCAACTTCTCCGTGGTCACGGGTGCGACCGTGCACCGCGTGCTGGACGGCCGGCAGCGGGAGGTCTGCGAGCTCGTCGAGCGGACCTACCTCCTGCACGGCGAGGCGGGCACCGTGAACCCGCCCTCCTACTTCCTGCGGTTCCCCGACCGGCCCACCGCCCGCATCATCGCCCTGCCCGCCTCCGTGCGCGGCGAGCGACCGGTCGACGGCCTCAAGTGGATCTCCAGCTTCCCCACCAACCTGGACCGCGGCATCCCACGCGCGTCCGCCGTGCTGATCCTCAACGACCCGGTGACCGGGTACCCGTACGCGTGCCTGGAGAGCTCCATCATCAGCGCCGTACGCACCGCCGCCTCGGCCGCCGTCGCGGCCCGCGCACTCACCCGTGACCGGCCCGCGCCGCGCCGCGTCGGCTTCGTCGGCACCGGCCTGATCGCCCGCTACCTGCACGACTACCTGTCCGTGCTGGGCTGGGAGCCGCAGGAGTTCGGGGTGTACGACCTGTCGCGGGAGTACGCCGAGGGATTCGCCGGGCATCTGCGCGAGACCACGGACGGCGCCGCCGTCCGCGTCCACGAGAGCGCGGAGAGCCTGGTCCGCTCGTCAGACGTCGTGGTCTTCGCCACCACGGCCGCCGCGCCCCACGTCGAAGACCCGTCCTGGTTCGACCACCACCCGCTCGTGCTGCACGTCTCGCTGCGCGACCTGAGCACCGACGTCATCCTCGACAGCGTCAACGTGGTCGACGACATCGAGCACGTCCTCAAGGCGGACACCTCCGTCCACCTCGCCGAACAGCGCACCGGGGGAAGGGACTTCATCGACGGCACGCTGTACGACGTGCTCGCCGGAAAGGCCGATGCACCGGCCGGCCGCACCGTCGTCTTCTCCCCGTTCGGCCTCGGCGTACTGGACCTGGCCGTCGGCGACTTCGTGTACGGCCGGGCGCGGGAGACGGGCGCCCTCACCATGGTCGACGGCTTCTTCCACGACCTCGAACGCCACCGCGGCCCGGAATCCCGGGGCGGTGCGCGATGACCGCCAGCCACGACTGGGCCGAGCTCCCCCTCGTCCCCGGCACGGTGGAGCGGGCCACCGCTCTGGCCCTGACCAGCGCCAAGGAGGTGGACACGGCCACCGGCGTCCTTGAGTACGTCGCCCGGCACGCCGAGCGCGACCCGGACCGCCCGGCGCTGACCGAAGGCGGGCGGACCCTCAGCTACCGCGACCTGCTGCTCCGGGTCGCCGCCATCCGCGCCGTCCTGCTCGGCGAGGGCGTGGGTGCCGGGGACGTCGTCGCCTGCGTCGGACCGCGCAGTGCCGAGACACCGGTCGTTTTCCTGGCTCTCGAGAGCGTCGGGGCCTCCTATCTGCCGATCGACCTCGACTGGCCGCAGGAGCGGGTCCGCGACGTGCTGGAGCGCAGCCGCGCCGCGCTCCTCCTGGACTACGCCTCCCTCACCGGAGCGCCGGCCGGCCCCGCCCACGCCGCGGCCGAGACCGCCCGGGTGAAGGCCGTGCCGCTGCCGGCCGGCCCAGTGGCGGACGACGCACCGCCGCCCCGGACCGCCTCGGACCGCTCGGACGAGTCGCGCTACACGATCTTCACCTCGGGCACCACCGGACGGCCGAAGGGCGCCACCGTCGAGCACCGGGGCATGCTCAACCACCTGTGGGCCAAGGTCGTGGACCTGTCCCTGGGCCCCGACGACGTGGTGGCCTTCACCGCACCGCTGGTCTTCGACATCTCCATCTGGCAGATGCTCTGCCCGCTGCTCGTCGGCGGACACATCGTGGTCGTGGACGACCCCGTCATGCGCTACCCCCGGCTGCTCGTCAAGGCTCTCGACGCCCATCGCGTCACGGTCGTCGAGCTGGTCCCCACGGTCGTGGGTTGGCTGGTCGACGAGTCCCTCCGGCGCGCCCCGGCGCCCCTGCAGGCCCTGCGGTGGCTGATGTCCACCGGCGAGGAGCTGCACCCCCCGGTGGCCGAGCGCGCGATGAGGGCCCTGCCCCAGGTCACCCTGGTCAACGCCTACGGGCCCACCGAGTGCTCCGACGACGTCACCCACCACGTGGTGACCCACGCGGACCTGGAGCGCACCCGGCTCCCCGTGGGCTCGCCCGTCATCAACACGGCGCTCTACCTGCTGGTGGAGGAGAACGGGAGCTGGCGGTCGGCGGATCCGGGCGAGTCCGGCGAGCTGTTCGTCGGCGGCACGGGTGTCGGCCTGGGCTACCTCAACGACCCCGAGACCACCGCACGCGCCTTCTTCCGCGACCCGTTCGATCCCGCCTCGGCAACCGGACGGCTGTACCGCACCGGCGACCTGGCGCGGTTCGACGAGGGCATCGTCCACTACCTCGGCCGCGGCGACCGCCAGGTCAAGGTGGCGGGCGTACGGATGGAACTCGACGAGATCGAGGCGGTGCTCGGCCGTCACCCGGCCGTCACACAGTGCGCCGTCACGGTCAGCGGTGACGGCGAACGCAGCCAGCTGGTCGCGCACTACAGCCTGCGCGTGCCCGTACCACCCGAAGAACTGCAGCGCGCCGTACGCGCCGCCGTCCCGCCGGCCATGGCACCCCGGCGCTGGCGGGAGTGGGAGGCACTGCCGCTCACTGCCAACGGAAAGGTCGACCACCGGTCCCTGCGGGCGGCCGTTAGCGAGGAGGAGAAGCGATGACCACCGCACAGGAGAAGACCGCGCGCGCGGACGTGCCGGCGCCCGAAGGCCCCGGCACCCCCGCCCTCCCCGCCCACGCCCAGCTGCTGCTCGCCCTCGCCCGGCCGCGGCTGGAGGCGGTCCACGAGCGACTGGCCCGCTCGCTCGCCGACCAGGACGACCTCGACTGGGGTGCGTTCCTCGACGCCGCGGCCCGCCACAAGCTGCTCCCGCTGGTCGGCCGCCATGTCTTCGCCCACCGCCTCGACCGCGATCGCGAAGGGCTCAAGGGCTTTCCGTACAGCTGGGTGTTCACCACCTCCTACCTTGGCAACCGCGTCCGCAACCAGGCGCTGGCCGACGACTTCGGCCGAGTGTTCCGGGAGCTCGGCGACGCCGGTGTGCGGCACGCCGTGCGCAAGGGCTTCTCGCTCGCCGAGGGCGAGTACAGCGACCCGGCACTGCGCCGGATCAACGACGTGGACCTGCTGGTCGACCGGGACGACGTGCCGCAGGCCCACGAGGTCCTGGAGCGGCTCGGCTATGTACAGGGCAAGCTCGCCGAGGACGGCGAGCACATCGTGCCGTTCAGCCGCAAGACCCAGATCTTCTGGCGGGTCAACCTCAGCAACCAACTGCCGTACCGCAAGGCCGGGAACCGCCCGGACGTCCCCGAGTTCAACGTGGACCTGTGCCACGACATCTTCCAGAAGAAGTCGGGCGTCAGCGCACCAGCGCGCGAGCTGCTCGACCGCTCCGTGTCCACGGTCCTGTGCGGCGCCCCGACCTGGGTCCCCGAACCCGCCGACCGGTTGCTGGACCTCTGCTCCCATCTGTACAAGGAAGCGACCAGCCTGCAGTTCATCGAGGACAGCGTCGATCTGCAGATCAGCAAGTTCCTGGACGTGGCTCTCGTCGCCGCGAGCTACGACGAGAGCGTGTGGCATGCGTTCCTGTCCCGGGTCGGAGAGTACGAGGCCGGTCCCATCGCGTACTACGCCCTGCACTTCACGGCCGAGCTATACCCGGACGCGGTGCCGCCGGAGGTGCTCGCGGCGTTGCGGCCCGAGGACACCGCGTACCTGGACCAGTACGGAACCCTCGACGGCCAGACCGCCCGGTGGGCGCTGCCCTTCCTGGAGCGGCTCTTCGACACCGGCCGCGGGGACGACAGCGAGCCTTCCAACGTCCCCCATGACTGATCCGGGCGGCCCGCCGGCAGGCGCCGCCGGTCCCCCACCGAACACTTCGCCCTCCCACCGACATCGGGAACACTCATGAACACACCCTGGGACAGCCGTTTCGAGGCGCTGGTGATGCGGCACGTCGACCTCGGCCGCGACGGCGGACTGCGGCCGGACGACGACCTGCTGGGCCATGGACTCGACTCCATCGCCATCGTCGAACTCGTCGTCTCCCTGGAGGAGACCTACGACATCGAGATCCCCGACGAGCGGCTCACCCAGAAGTCGTTCACCACCGCGGGCACCCTGTGGTCGATCGTCTCCGGCCTGGTGCGGCCGAAGCCGAGCCGGGAGAGCGCCGCGTGATCGTCTCCCTCGTGGGCTCGGACGGAGCCGGCAAGTCGACCGTCTCGCGGCTGGCCACCGAGCGGCTGGCGGCGGCCGGGACGCCGATCGAGCGGGTGGACCGCTGGGACATCGTCGACAGCCCGGCGTACCCGGCGAGCCGGTTCATGAAGCCCGACGTGCCCGACACCCGGCTCTGTGTCGCCGAGATGCCGAACCCGACACGCTTCCTGTTCCTGATGTGGTCCATCTCCCACGCCCTGCTGGCCCGCACCCCCGCCGCGGTACGCCCCGGCACGGTGACCCTGCTCGACGGCTACTGGATGAAGCACGCCGCCGCCGAGATCGTCTACGGGCTGGACCGCACCTGGGCGGAGGGCGTCGTCTCCGCGCTCCCCGTCTCCGGGCGGGTCCTGTACCTGCGGCTCGACCCGAAGCGGGCCTGGGAACGCAAGGTCGGACGGGACGTCGTGCCCTACGAGTGCGGGATGGACCCCGAGTGCTCCCAGGAGAACTTCCTGACGCACCAACACCGGATCCTGGCCGTGCTCGACGACTGGGCCGCACGCTTCGGCTGGCTCACCCTCGACGCCGAGGAACCCCTCGACGACGTCGTCGGCCGGGTCGTCACCACCGTGTCCGGGGCGCTCGCGGAGGAGCGGTGAGCACGCCCGCGGCGGCCCGGCCGTCCGTGCCGGCCGGGGAGCCGCGCACCCTCGTCGTCAAGGTCGGCGGCAGCCTCGTCTCCGACAAGCGCACCGACGACCACCTGGACGCCGCGGCAGTGCGCGCCTACGCGGCGCTCGTCGCCGACCTCGTACGGACCTTCCCGGGCCGCACGGTGTTCGTGGCCGGCGGTGGCGCCCTGGGCCACGGCGCGGTCCGCGGCCTCGACGCCGCGGACGGCTTCGCCGCCCTCGGCTTGACCCGGGCCACGTTCGCCGTCAAGTGGGCCTGGACAGCCGCCTTTCGGGAGGCGGGCATCCGTGCCCTGCCGCTCCAGGTGACGGCCATGTGCGCGGACCAGCCGTCCGGGGCCGTCGCCGACCTCACCGTGGTGCGCAGGCTGCTGGCCGAGGGCGTGCTGCCGGTGCTCTCCGGCGACTGTATCCTGACCGCCGACGGCGGCCTGCGGATCCACGGCAGCGACCACGTGCCCGGCATGCTCGTCGACGGGTCGCTCGCCCCCGTACGGATCGTCACGCTCACCGATGTGCCGGGCATCCTGACCGGGACCGGGCCGGGCGGTCCCGTCCTGCCCTGGGTCGACCCCGACGACCCGTCGTCCGCGCACGCCCTGGTGTGGGAGACCGCGCCCTGGGACACCAGCGACGCGATGCGCGGCAAGGTCGACGCCCTGGCGGCGCACGCCCGGCGCGGGGCCGAGTGCGTGATCACCCGCGGCGACCGCGCCTCGGCCTCGCTGCACCACCTATTCGCGCCGATGGACCAGTGGCCGGCGGACGTACCACACACGCTGATCTCCCGTACCCGCCCCGCCGCCCTCTCACGCACCTCCTCCGCCCCGTCCCCGACCGGGGGCGCGGGCGCGACCGGCGCCGACGGCACCGCGCCGTCCCCGCCCCCGTCCGATCCCCGCTTCACGTCAGCACGCTCCTGAGGAGATTCCGGCATGTCCGCCACCACTGCCACGCCCGCCACCGGCCGCCTGGTACTGCTCAACCCTGGCCCGGTCAACGTCCACGAGGACGTGCGCGCCGCCATGGCCTCGCCCGACCAGTGCCACCGCGAGCCGGAGGCCGCCGCACTCATGACCCGGGTCCGCGAGAAGGCCACCCGCGTCAGCGGCGGCGACGACACCGACACCTCGGTGCTGCTGGCCGGCTCGGGCACCGCCGCGCTGGAGGCCGCATTCTCCTCCATCGTCCCCGCGGACGGCCGCATCCTGATCCTCGACAACGGCAACTACGGCGAGCGGCTCTGGCGCATCGTCGACGTGCACGGCATCCCGCACCGCCGCATGGAGTTCGGCTGGTGCAACCCGATCGACGTGGACGCCGTAGACCGCGCCCTCTCCGAGGACCCGGGCATCACGCACGTCGGCCTCGTCCACCACGAGACCAGCACCGGCATGCTCAACCCGCTCCGGGAGATCGGCGCCGTCGTCGCCAAGCACGGCCGGCAGTTCGCCGTGGACGCCATCAGCAGCCTCGGCTCCGAGCGGCTGGACCTGCGGGCCGACCACATCGACTGGTGCGTGGGCACCGCCAACAAGTGCCTCGAGGGGCTTCCCGGCGTCAGCTTCGTCACCGCACCGCGCCAGCGCCTGGAGGAGCTCGAGGACGTACCGGCCCGCACCTTCTACCTGGACCTGTACGGCCACTTCATCTCCCAGGACCGCAAGAACGCGCCGCTGTTCACCCCGGCTCTCCAGGTCATGACCGCGCTGGAGCAGGCCATCGACCGGTCCCTCGCCGAGGGTGTCGAGGGCCGCGCCGCCCGCTATACCGCGCTCGCCGAGCAGATCCGGACGGGCCTGGCCGAGCGCGGCGTTCGCTTCCTGCTGCCGGCCGAGCAGCGCGCCAACTCCGTGACGAACGTGTACGTGCCCGAGGGTATGACGTACGACGAGCTGCACGACGGCCTCAAGGCGGAGGGATACGTCGTCTACTCCACGCAGGAGCAGCTGGAGGGCGTCTTCCGCGTGGCCAACATGGGCCAGCTGGACGGCGACGACATAGCAGGGTTCCTCGCCGCTTTCGACCGCGTGGTCGCCAAGTACGCCGACCGGGGCGTGTGACCGGGCCGCAACGGCATGCTCCCACCCCTTTTGACCAAGGAGACCCACCGTATGCGTTCCAACCGACTCGCCATCGTCGGCGCGGGCCCCAGCTGCACCTACGTGCTGGACCGGCTCGCCGCGACGGCGCAGGCGGCTACGACTCCCCTGTCGCTCGACATCCACATCTTCGACCGCGCGGGGCAGTTCGGCGCCGGGCAGGTGCACAGCTCCGAGCAGCCGGTCACCAGCTTCCTCAACCGCATCGTCGGCCAGGTGGCCTTCGCGGCGGACGAGAGCGTCGTCGGTGCGGGACCACTGCTGCCGAAGGAGGACCGGCCCACACTGCTCGACTGGTGCCGCGCCAGGTTCGAGGAAACCGGGGACCCCGTCTTCGACCTGGCCGCCGAGGACTGGCCGAAGCGTTACGTCCACGGCCTGGC
The genomic region above belongs to Streptomyces marianii and contains:
- a CDS encoding hydroxyacid dehydrogenase — encoded protein: MTYRARVVVLDPVSPSALADLEQDHKVVVRLHPGHDELLELAADADALVVRSGVVVTGDVIRSGRRLKAVARAGSGTDNIDLDACREAGVQVFNFPGVSAPAVADLAIGLMLAVTRNIALADRQVRGGQWNKPRLAGPGLADRVLGVVGLGPIGSRIARLGAAFDMRVLAAVDRVTPARDEELRGRGIERVPLPDLLGAADMVCLAVPLTDRTRNLIGAAELARMHTGSYLINVSRGGVVDEDALLRALKDGVIAGAALDVHGQESGTPALAALDNVVLTPHLGATTTDAQERVGRLLAADLRAVLADGRATNRVC
- a CDS encoding isocitrate lyase/phosphoenolpyruvate mutase family protein, with the translated sequence MLKRSYPSFRSALAAHDVVRLAGAHHALSGVLAQEAGFQAVWSSSLEVSASRCLPDASILSMTEYLEAAANIQKALDIPVVADVDTGYGGNYNVAHMVHEFEGAGITAVCMEDKLFPKMNSFATGDQTLLDTAAFASKIQTAKAVQSSEDFFLIARTEALISGAGVEEAVNRCNAYADAGADAVLIHSKARTKDEVVSFLDRWDNRVPVVIVPTTYPDWHIDEVRAAGVSVVIYANHGMRAALSAMRDTYRAIYEAGSTSSLESEIASVWDIFDLQRMADWQKLDA
- the sbnA gene encoding 2,3-diaminopropionate biosynthesis protein SbnA; the encoded protein is MTVITGADELLDSEIYIDLRRLLDCRLYLKCEGFNFAGSVKVRPAAWMVNTAQREGVIGPDSILIESSSGNLGVALAVIAAAKGLRFVCVTDPKCNPSATDLMKALGAEVVVVDEPDATGSYLAARKAHVRERCAQDPRYVWLNQYENPANWVAHYENTAALIAKQFPDLDTLFIGTGTGGTLMGCARYFREHRPGVRIVAVDSVGSVNFSGAPGPRHIPGLGASTPMPLIDPSLVDEVVRGDERDAIRMCRRLAARGVLLGGSSGTVVSAATEWLARHGSADRTAVAIAPDLGERYIDTIYNDAWVARHYHRGAQDLLENQ
- the sbnB gene encoding 2,3-diaminopropionate biosynthesis protein SbnB gives rise to the protein MNNPSETPNFSVVTGATVHRVLDGRQREVCELVERTYLLHGEAGTVNPPSYFLRFPDRPTARIIALPASVRGERPVDGLKWISSFPTNLDRGIPRASAVLILNDPVTGYPYACLESSIISAVRTAASAAVAARALTRDRPAPRRVGFVGTGLIARYLHDYLSVLGWEPQEFGVYDLSREYAEGFAGHLRETTDGAAVRVHESAESLVRSSDVVVFATTAAAPHVEDPSWFDHHPLVLHVSLRDLSTDVILDSVNVVDDIEHVLKADTSVHLAEQRTGGRDFIDGTLYDVLAGKADAPAGRTVVFSPFGLGVLDLAVGDFVYGRARETGALTMVDGFFHDLERHRGPESRGGAR
- a CDS encoding amino acid adenylation domain-containing protein, whose translation is MTASHDWAELPLVPGTVERATALALTSAKEVDTATGVLEYVARHAERDPDRPALTEGGRTLSYRDLLLRVAAIRAVLLGEGVGAGDVVACVGPRSAETPVVFLALESVGASYLPIDLDWPQERVRDVLERSRAALLLDYASLTGAPAGPAHAAAETARVKAVPLPAGPVADDAPPPRTASDRSDESRYTIFTSGTTGRPKGATVEHRGMLNHLWAKVVDLSLGPDDVVAFTAPLVFDISIWQMLCPLLVGGHIVVVDDPVMRYPRLLVKALDAHRVTVVELVPTVVGWLVDESLRRAPAPLQALRWLMSTGEELHPPVAERAMRALPQVTLVNAYGPTECSDDVTHHVVTHADLERTRLPVGSPVINTALYLLVEENGSWRSADPGESGELFVGGTGVGLGYLNDPETTARAFFRDPFDPASATGRLYRTGDLARFDEGIVHYLGRGDRQVKVAGVRMELDEIEAVLGRHPAVTQCAVTVSGDGERSQLVAHYSLRVPVPPEELQRAVRAAVPPAMAPRRWREWEALPLTANGKVDHRSLRAAVSEEEKR
- a CDS encoding nucleotidyltransferase family protein produces the protein MTTAQEKTARADVPAPEGPGTPALPAHAQLLLALARPRLEAVHERLARSLADQDDLDWGAFLDAAARHKLLPLVGRHVFAHRLDRDREGLKGFPYSWVFTTSYLGNRVRNQALADDFGRVFRELGDAGVRHAVRKGFSLAEGEYSDPALRRINDVDLLVDRDDVPQAHEVLERLGYVQGKLAEDGEHIVPFSRKTQIFWRVNLSNQLPYRKAGNRPDVPEFNVDLCHDIFQKKSGVSAPARELLDRSVSTVLCGAPTWVPEPADRLLDLCSHLYKEATSLQFIEDSVDLQISKFLDVALVAASYDESVWHAFLSRVGEYEAGPIAYYALHFTAELYPDAVPPEVLAALRPEDTAYLDQYGTLDGQTARWALPFLERLFDTGRGDDSEPSNVPHD
- a CDS encoding phosphopantetheine-binding protein, producing MNTPWDSRFEALVMRHVDLGRDGGLRPDDDLLGHGLDSIAIVELVVSLEETYDIEIPDERLTQKSFTTAGTLWSIVSGLVRPKPSRESAA
- a CDS encoding nucleoside/nucleotide kinase family protein codes for the protein MIVSLVGSDGAGKSTVSRLATERLAAAGTPIERVDRWDIVDSPAYPASRFMKPDVPDTRLCVAEMPNPTRFLFLMWSISHALLARTPAAVRPGTVTLLDGYWMKHAAAEIVYGLDRTWAEGVVSALPVSGRVLYLRLDPKRAWERKVGRDVVPYECGMDPECSQENFLTHQHRILAVLDDWAARFGWLTLDAEEPLDDVVGRVVTTVSGALAEER
- a CDS encoding amino acid kinase family protein, coding for MSTPAAARPSVPAGEPRTLVVKVGGSLVSDKRTDDHLDAAAVRAYAALVADLVRTFPGRTVFVAGGGALGHGAVRGLDAADGFAALGLTRATFAVKWAWTAAFREAGIRALPLQVTAMCADQPSGAVADLTVVRRLLAEGVLPVLSGDCILTADGGLRIHGSDHVPGMLVDGSLAPVRIVTLTDVPGILTGTGPGGPVLPWVDPDDPSSAHALVWETAPWDTSDAMRGKVDALAAHARRGAECVITRGDRASASLHHLFAPMDQWPADVPHTLISRTRPAALSRTSSAPSPTGGAGATGADGTAPSPPPSDPRFTSARS
- a CDS encoding pyridoxal-phosphate-dependent aminotransferase family protein: MSATTATPATGRLVLLNPGPVNVHEDVRAAMASPDQCHREPEAAALMTRVREKATRVSGGDDTDTSVLLAGSGTAALEAAFSSIVPADGRILILDNGNYGERLWRIVDVHGIPHRRMEFGWCNPIDVDAVDRALSEDPGITHVGLVHHETSTGMLNPLREIGAVVAKHGRQFAVDAISSLGSERLDLRADHIDWCVGTANKCLEGLPGVSFVTAPRQRLEELEDVPARTFYLDLYGHFISQDRKNAPLFTPALQVMTALEQAIDRSLAEGVEGRAARYTALAEQIRTGLAERGVRFLLPAEQRANSVTNVYVPEGMTYDELHDGLKAEGYVVYSTQEQLEGVFRVANMGQLDGDDIAGFLAAFDRVVAKYADRGV